The following are encoded together in the Bubalus kerabau isolate K-KA32 ecotype Philippines breed swamp buffalo chromosome 3, PCC_UOA_SB_1v2, whole genome shotgun sequence genome:
- the HOXD12 gene encoding homeobox protein Hox-D12: MCERSLYRAGYVGSLLNLQSPDSFYFSNLRPNGGQLAALPPISYPRGALPWATTPASCAPAQPAGATAFGSFPQPYLAGSGPLGLQPLSAKDGSEEQAKFYTPDAAAGPEERGRARPPFIPESSLAPAAAALKAAKYDYTGMGRVAPGSSTLLEGTHCSAGFKDDAKGPLNLNMTMQAGVASCLRPSLPDGLTWGAAPGRARKKRKPYTKQQIAELENEFLLNEFINRQKRKELSNRLNLSDQQVKIWFQNRRMKKKRVVLREQALALY, encoded by the exons ATGTGTGAGCGCAGTCTCTACAGAGCGGGCTATGTGGGCTCGCTTCTGAATCTGCAGTCGCCCGACTCCTTCTACTTTTCCAACCTGCGGCCGAATGGCGGCCAGTTGGCCGCGCTTCCCCCTATCTCGTACCCACGCGGCGCGCTGCCCTGGGCCACCACGCCCGCCTCCTGCGCCCCAGCGCAGCCTGCTGGTGCCACCGCCTTCGGCAGCTTTCCCCAGCCCTACCTGGCTGGCTCTGGGCCTCTCGGCCTGCAGCCCCTAAGCGCCAAGGACGGATCCGAAGAACAGGCCAAGTTTTATACTCCCGACGCGGCCGCGGGGCCGGAGGAGCGCGGCCGTGCGCGGCCGCCCTTCATCCCGGAGTCTAGTCTGGCCCCTGCGGCCGCTGCTCTCAAAGCGGCCAAATACGACTACACGGGTATGGGCCGCGTCGCGCCGGGCTCTTCAACCCTGCTCGAGGGGACACACTGCTCCGCCGGTTTCAAGGACGACGCCAAAGGCCCGCTCAACTTGAACATGACAATGCAGGCGGGCGTCGCCTCCTGCCTGCGACCTTCGCTGCCCGACG GCCTGACGTGGGGGGCGGCCCCGGGGAGGGCCCGAAAGAAGCGGAAACCCTACACAAAGCAGCAGATTGCGGAATTGGAGAACGAATTCCTTCTCAACGAATTCATCAACCGGCAGAAGCGCAAGGAATTGTCCAACAGGCTAAACCTCAGCGACCAGCAAGTCAAAATTTGGTTCCAGAACCGGCGTATGAAGAAGAAGCGCGTGGTACTGCGCGAGCAGGCGCTGGCATTGTACTAG
- the HOXD13 gene encoding homeobox protein Hox-D13, translated as MSRAASWDMDGLRADGGAGGAAPASSSSSSSVAAAAPGQCRGFLSAPVFAGTHSGRAAAAAAAAAAAAAAASGFAYPGTSERAGSASSSSSSAVVAARPEAPSAKECPAPGAAAAAPPGAPALGYGYHFGNGYYSCRMSHGVGLQQNALKSSPHASLGGFPVEKYMDVSGLASSSVPANEVPARAKEVSFYQGYTSPYQHVPGYIDMVSTFGSGEPRHEAYISMEGYQSWTLANGWNSQVYCAKDQPQGSHFWKSSFPGDVALNQPDMCVYRRGRKKRVPYTKLQLKELENEYAVNKFINKDKRRRISAATNLSERQVTIWFQNRRVKDKKIVSKLKDTVS; from the exons atGAGCCGTGCCGCGAGCTGGGACATGGACGGGCTGCGGGCGGACGGCGGGGCCGGCGGGGCGGCCCCGgcctcctcgtcctcctcctcctcggtgGCGGCAGCGGCGCCGGGCCAGTGTCGCGGCTTCCTCTCGGCGCCAGTGTTCGCCGGCACACACTCTGGGCgcgctgcggcggcggcggccgcggcggccgcggcggcggcggcggcctcaGGCTTCGCGTACCCGGGGACCTCTGAACGCGCCGGCTCCGCCTCGTCGTCGTCATCTTCGGCTGTGGTCGCTGCGCGCCCGGAGGCGCCCTCCGCCAAAGAGTGCCCGGCGCCCGGCGCAGCTGCTGCAGCGCCCCCGGGCGCCCCAGCCCTGGGTTACGGCTACCACTTCGGCAACGGCTACTATAGCTGCCGCATGTCGCACGGCGTGGGCTTACAGCAGAATGCTCTCAAGTCGTCGCCGCACGCCTCGCTGGGAGGCTTCCCGGTGGAGAAGTACATGGACGTGTCGGGCCTGGCAAGCAGCAGCGTACCAGCCAACGAGGTGCCCGCGCGAGCCAAGGAGGTGTCTTTCTACCAGGGCTACACGAGCCCCTACCAGCATGTGCCCGGCTACATCGACATGGTGTCTACCTTCGGCTCCGGGGAGCCTCGGCACGAGGCGTACATCTCCATGGAAGGCTACCAGTCTTGGACGCTGGCCAACGGGTGGAACAGCCAGGTGTACTGCGCCAAGGACCAGCCACAGGGCTCTCACTTTTGGAAGTCATCCTTTCCAG ggGATGTGGCTCTAAATCAGCCAGACATGTGTGTCTACCGTCGGGGGAGAAAGAAGAGGGTGCCCTACACCAAACTGCAGCTCAAAGAACTGGAGAACGAGTACGCCGTTAACAAGTTCATTAACAAGGACAAGCGGCGGCGAATCTCGGCTGCCACGAACCTATCTGAGAGACAAGTGACCATTTGGTTTCAGAACCGAAGAGTGAAAGACAAGAAAATCGTCTCCAAGCTCAAAGACACTGTCTCCTGA